AGATGAGTGTAATCTGAATTAGATTTCGACGAGAAATGATTGAAGGAAGAATTAAGTAGAGAATAGACCATAGAAGAGATTAGATTAAACAAGGGAGTAAGAAGCTGGGGATTCTGCTAACTTGCGAAGTTCAGTTGCAGTTACTGTAGTTTGCTTCTTCTATTCATTTGTGAGTCAACAACTAGTCGAGGCTGTAAAACATAGCATAACACGATTCGAACATTGCAGTTTTGCTTACGCTCTTACTCTCCCGGCTCACTTAAATACTCTTAAGGTGGGGATTCTGTTAACTTGCAAAGTTCAGTTACAGCTACTGTAGTTTGCTGCTTCTAGTCATTTGTGAGTTGACTAGTCGAGGCTGAAACACATCGTATAACACGACTCAAACATTGTAGTTTTGCGGAAACTATTACTCTCCCAGCTCACTTAAATACTTGTACTGCATAGCATGATTCCATTGgtgagttttgatttttgagatGGTAGCTCGACTTTGACTGCATAATTTTTGCTTTGTTCTTTATTCAAATGCATGGGATCAAGCAATGAGGAACACGCTGTTCATCATTGCTTATCAATATCAGTATCACCTTCGTTGATGTTTAAGATGCAATATCTAATGGCGgactttttcttcttgttctttCCATTTTGACCTTCTAGGCATGCAATTGTGGAGGAATTGGCTTCTCTTGGCGCCACAGTGCACACGTGTGGAAGGAACGAAGATGAGCTGGAGAGAAGTCTGAGGGACTGGAAAGATCAGGGTCTTGGAGTTACAGGCTCAGTGTGCGATGTTTCTTCTGAACCTGACAGGGAAAGGTTACTCGATCATGTTAGATCTGTGTTCAACGGGGAGCTCAACATTCTTGTAAGTTAATAGtgtagtatcattttagagCATGGAATGAGATGATGACATATCTCATGCATCAATGATCATGTAGCTTAGTGGTGAATCAGTTTCTGCACAACCCTTATTTTGCTTTTATGTATATGGCCTCAGTAGATAAACAACGTTGGAACAAACATCCGGAAACCTATGGTTGAGTTCACATCCAAGGAATTCTCATTGGTCATGGGAACGAATTTCGGATCTGCTTTTCACATATGCCAACTTGCGTATCCTCTACTGAAAGCCTCGGATGCAGGAACTGTTGTGTTCACCTCTTCAGTCTCTGGTTTCGTATCATTGAAGAACATGTCTGTCCACGGAGCATCCAAAGGTAATAGTCACTTGTCTCGAAATTCATGCTGGAGTTAAACGCTAAGTACTAATCTAACCAGCAACATATCTTGTTCGTGTCTAGGTGCAATCAACCAGCTCACAAAGAACTTAGCATGTGAGTGGGCAAGTGACAGCATTAGAGTGAATGCAGTTGCTCCATGGTACATTCGGACATCCATGGTGGAGCAAGTAGGTTTCGTTTTgtgtttccttttcttctgGTGTTTCAGTATCAGTCTTTTTGCTGTGTTTATGATCCCACTCTCGTGCTCTAGGTTCTGAGCAACAAAGAATACTTGGAAGAAGTATACGACAGAACCCCGATGCGGAGGCTTGGAGATCCAACTGAGGTGTCATCGGTGGTAGCTTTCCTTTGCCTACCTGCGTCGTCGTATGTCACCGGCCAGATAATCTGTGTTGATGGTGGGATGTCTGTAAATGGCTTTTCTccaaaatttatgtaaattttgtaaaagaaaCCTAGTGACGTGCAATTAGACATTAGAGATTCTAACGGCATAGCCTTTTGTAAGATTCACGATTTGcatgaattgaattgaatattCAGTCGAAatgttgaataaaaatgattcagAATAAGGTGGAATTGCATTCATGTGGGTTATATGCAGGACACAAAAAATCCATAACGAACCACAACCTAATTCCACACAGCATAAATTGTTGATAAAAAACGagaaaaaactaaattcaATCTTCAACCAAGATGCTCTGGAACCATATCCCACAATTGAAGATGATGCTCCAAGACTGTCATCCATCTATCATGTTACGGTGCAGCAACGAAGATCAGTCGTCGGTATTACATGTCTTTTGTAGCCATCTCTTCTCCTTCACTTTTCAGTGCCTTCAGCTTTCTATAACCCGTGTCGGTACCGAATATCCTGCAAATTTATAGGTAAGAAGCAGCGGTTGAGAATACAATACCCATAGCAATTTTTGGATACAAATACTTTGTTTGTTATATAGAAAGAATGAAAGATAAAAGCCACAAAATGATGGtagaaaattcaattttctaaaaatgcaTTCTCTTTGGTTGTCAATATATCATGTGAACATTTCTCTCGCTTTAAATTCCTCCTTTCTTTTCCCTCATTTTCTTCAAAGAAGAGTTTCATTCTTTCTTATTCCACCTTTTCGCTCCAATGagtgataatattattacacCAATAGTCATGATATTGTTATCATCTTTCATTGGAGTGGAACTGAGGAATAAGAAATCTGACATTCTTCTTTATAGAAAATG
The genomic region above belongs to Salvia hispanica cultivar TCC Black 2014 chromosome 3, UniMelb_Shisp_WGS_1.0, whole genome shotgun sequence and contains:
- the LOC125214483 gene encoding tropinone reductase homolog At5g06060-like; amino-acid sequence: MPPAIYSGAAASVKLYNARSTSSAGSSLGHQRLLRFTTAASATKPSRWSLRGSTALVTGGTRGIGHAIVEELASLGATVHTCGRNEDELERSLRDWKDQGLGVTGSVCDVSSEPDRERLLDHVRSVFNGELNILINNVGTNIRKPMVEFTSKEFSLVMGTNFGSAFHICQLAYPLLKASDAGTVVFTSSVSGFVSLKNMSVHGASKGAINQLTKNLACEWASDSIRVNAVAPWYIRTSMVEQVLSNKEYLEEVYDRTPMRRLGDPTEVSSVVAFLCLPASSYVTGQIICVDGGMSVNGFSPKFM